Proteins encoded within one genomic window of Alteribacter populi:
- a CDS encoding helix-turn-helix domain-containing protein, with product MQSHFITNLLGIKDRHIHVFDSGEDGNGFWFELHTAVRKQTCPACQTKTKRIHGYREQKVQGDCIAGKHVDLCVKKRRYRCLACRHTFFEKLSFLDRYQRQTTMLEQEILGLCTEMSFQSVARIKGISSNRCLRLFEQQEISVRKVLPRAIALDEFKGDAGGENFK from the coding sequence ATGCAGTCTCATTTTATCACAAACTTATTAGGGATTAAAGACCGCCATATCCATGTTTTCGATAGTGGAGAGGATGGGAATGGCTTTTGGTTTGAGCTCCACACAGCGGTACGTAAACAAACTTGTCCAGCTTGTCAGACGAAAACGAAACGGATTCATGGTTATAGAGAACAGAAAGTTCAAGGAGATTGTATAGCTGGAAAGCATGTGGACTTGTGTGTGAAGAAGCGACGTTATCGTTGTTTAGCGTGTCGTCATACGTTTTTTGAGAAGCTATCGTTTTTAGATCGGTATCAACGACAAACGACGATGTTAGAACAGGAAATCCTAGGCTTGTGTACAGAGATGAGCTTCCAAAGTGTCGCTAGAATCAAAGGGATCAGTTCAAATCGCTGTCTTCGTTTGTTTGAACAGCAAGAAATCAGCGTAAGAAAGGTTCTTCCTCGAGCGATTGCGTTGGATGAATTCAAAGGTGATGCCGGTGGTGAGAATTTCAAATGA
- a CDS encoding rhodanese-like domain-containing protein has translation MAPWILAIVTVILAFFVVSRLVKPKYLKTLETEEFKKDYRKAQLVDIREEKEFKTGHILGARNIPLSQLRQRQAEIRTDKPVYLYCQSGARCAQAAKVLRKKRGVEDIAQLKGGFRKWTGKIKK, from the coding sequence ATGGCACCATGGATTTTAGCTATTGTAACGGTTATTCTTGCCTTTTTCGTTGTATCAAGACTAGTAAAACCGAAGTATCTTAAAACACTTGAAACAGAAGAGTTTAAAAAAGATTATCGAAAAGCACAACTTGTGGATATCCGTGAAGAAAAAGAATTTAAAACCGGACATATATTAGGCGCAAGAAACATTCCATTATCGCAACTTCGACAGCGTCAAGCAGAAATTCGCACGGACAAACCTGTTTATCTTTACTGTCAATCAGGAGCCCGCTGTGCCCAAGCGGCAAAAGTTCTCCGTAAGAAGCGCGGCGTTGAAGACATTGCTCAGCTTAAAGGCGGATTTCGCAAATGGACAGGAAAGATAAAAAAATAA
- the aroQ gene encoding type II 3-dehydroquinate dehydratase — MKILVLNGPNLNQLGKREPTVYGSGILKQLENELIEYGNEYQISITTEQSNYEGQLIDWLHESETKFDAIVMNPGAFTHYSIAIRDAIASISLPVIEVHISNVHARENFRQVSVTAPVCVGQVSGFHFEGYKMAIDYFRRGKHHV; from the coding sequence ATGAAGATTCTCGTTTTAAATGGACCTAATTTAAATCAACTCGGCAAGCGAGAGCCAACGGTTTATGGTTCCGGCATACTTAAACAGTTAGAAAACGAGCTTATTGAATACGGAAATGAATATCAAATTTCCATTACAACAGAGCAGTCTAACTATGAAGGCCAGCTAATTGATTGGTTGCACGAATCAGAAACGAAGTTTGACGCTATTGTCATGAATCCCGGGGCATTTACACATTACAGCATTGCAATTCGGGACGCAATTGCTTCGATATCATTGCCGGTTATAGAAGTCCATATTTCAAATGTTCATGCTAGAGAAAACTTTCGACAAGTTTCAGTTACAGCGCCCGTATGTGTAGGGCAAGTTAGTGGCTTTCATTTTGAAGGGTACAAAATGGCAATTGATTATTTTCGAAGGGGGAAACATCATGTCTAG
- a CDS encoding lipoate--protein ligase family protein, with translation MTETWGYIDSGKSNPYYNMALDEKLMEWHREGKTPPIVRFYGWEPATLSVGYFQKVEKDIDLEAVKRHGLGFVRRPTGGRAVLHEDELTYSVIVSEDHPQMPDSVTEAYRVISQGLLEGFIDLGLDASFSVPRSEEERNNLKNPRSAVCFDASSWYELVVEGRKIAGSAQTRQKGVVLQHGSIILSLDEDKLFDVFNYPSERVRERMQRSFKNKAVAIEELLGEKIDVEQAKEAFRTGFEKGLGIDLIPYILSEEEGKEIEKLMEEKYSTDAWNFKS, from the coding sequence ATGACAGAAACTTGGGGTTATATTGATTCGGGGAAGAGCAATCCCTATTATAATATGGCATTAGATGAAAAGTTAATGGAATGGCACCGCGAAGGGAAAACTCCACCCATCGTCCGCTTTTATGGATGGGAACCTGCTACTCTATCAGTTGGTTATTTTCAAAAAGTTGAAAAAGATATTGATTTAGAAGCCGTAAAGCGTCACGGTTTAGGTTTTGTGCGTAGACCAACAGGAGGTAGAGCAGTTCTTCATGAAGATGAACTTACATATAGCGTGATCGTAAGTGAAGATCATCCGCAAATGCCTGATAGTGTAACTGAAGCGTATCGGGTCATCTCCCAAGGTTTACTCGAAGGATTCATTGATCTTGGTCTTGATGCTAGTTTTTCCGTGCCGCGGTCAGAAGAAGAACGTAATAACTTGAAAAATCCCCGGTCAGCGGTTTGTTTTGATGCATCGTCTTGGTATGAGCTTGTCGTTGAAGGAAGAAAGATAGCAGGAAGCGCACAAACTCGCCAAAAAGGTGTAGTTTTACAACATGGTTCAATTATTTTGTCCCTGGATGAAGATAAATTATTCGACGTCTTTAACTATCCAAGTGAGCGAGTGCGCGAGAGAATGCAGCGAAGCTTTAAGAATAAAGCAGTAGCTATAGAAGAATTACTAGGAGAAAAAATTGATGTAGAGCAGGCAAAAGAAGCGTTTCGAACTGGATTTGAAAAAGGGTTGGGGATTGATTTAATACCTTATATCCTATCTGAAGAAGAAGGAAAAGAAATCGAAAAACTAATGGAAGAAAAATATAGTACCGACGCTTGGAACTTTAAAAGTTAG
- a CDS encoding M24 family metallopeptidase, which produces MSRIEKLRAKLSEEQVDGLLITSASNRRYMTNFSGTAGVALISEKEAKFITDFRYVEQANEQAHGYQVVQHTAPIHEEVAKQAKAMGIEKLGFEKDHVTYGTYDTFKNTIDGELVPVSGLIEQLRMIKDEGELQTIREAVDNADAAFSHIQSFIRPGVKEIDVSNELEFFMRKRGAVSSSFDIIVASGVRSALPHGVASDKVIERGELVTLDFGAYYKGYCSDITRTVAVGEPSEELKKIYSTVLEAQKKGMDGIKAGITGKQADALTRDYIKEQGYGEYFGHSTGHGMGLEVHEGPGLSFKSDTVLEPGMVVTVEPGIYIAGVGGTRIEDDTIVTADGNECLSKSTKELIILGE; this is translated from the coding sequence ATGTCTAGAATTGAAAAACTTAGAGCAAAACTTTCAGAAGAGCAGGTAGATGGATTGTTGATTACAAGTGCAAGCAATCGTCGTTATATGACGAATTTTAGTGGTACAGCCGGGGTTGCACTTATTTCTGAGAAGGAAGCTAAGTTCATTACCGACTTTCGTTATGTGGAGCAGGCAAATGAGCAAGCCCATGGGTACCAAGTGGTCCAGCATACAGCTCCTATTCATGAGGAAGTAGCAAAACAGGCGAAAGCTATGGGCATTGAGAAACTAGGCTTTGAAAAAGATCATGTTACATATGGTACATATGATACATTTAAGAACACGATTGATGGAGAACTCGTTCCGGTGAGTGGATTAATAGAACAATTACGGATGATAAAAGATGAAGGTGAACTACAAACGATTCGTGAAGCCGTAGATAATGCAGATGCCGCTTTTTCTCACATACAAAGCTTTATCCGACCAGGTGTTAAAGAGATTGACGTTTCTAATGAACTGGAGTTCTTTATGCGAAAGCGCGGGGCTGTTTCATCTTCATTTGATATTATTGTGGCATCAGGCGTTCGTTCAGCGCTTCCTCATGGAGTGGCAAGTGACAAGGTTATTGAACGTGGGGAACTAGTTACGCTGGATTTTGGTGCATATTATAAGGGGTATTGTTCAGATATTACACGTACAGTGGCTGTTGGAGAGCCGTCAGAAGAGCTAAAGAAAATTTACAGCACTGTCCTTGAAGCACAGAAAAAAGGAATGGACGGGATCAAAGCTGGTATTACTGGAAAACAAGCTGATGCTTTAACTCGAGATTATATTAAAGAACAAGGCTACGGTGAGTATTTTGGCCATTCAACAGGGCATGGAATGGGGTTAGAAGTTCATGAAGGCCCGGGACTTTCCTTTAAATCTGACACGGTGCTAGAGCCTGGCATGGTAGTAACGGTAGAGCCTGGTATTTATATTGCAGGTGTCGGCGGTACACGTATTGAAGATGATACGATTGTAACAGCTGATGGCAACGAGTGTTTATCAAAGTCCACGAAAGAACTGATTATTTTAGGGGAATAA
- the efp gene encoding elongation factor P, producing the protein MISVNDFKTGLTIEVDGGIWQVMDFQHVKPGKGAAFVRSKLRNLRNGNVQERTFRAGEKVSKAHMENRKMQYLYASGDTHTFMDNQSYEQLELPTEQIKDQLNYLKENMEVQVLTYHSETIGVDVPLSVELEVTETEPGIKGDTASGGTKPATLETGLTVQVPFFINQGDVLIIDTRKGEYVSRA; encoded by the coding sequence ATGATTTCAGTAAACGATTTTAAAACCGGATTAACAATCGAAGTAGATGGTGGGATCTGGCAAGTTATGGATTTCCAACATGTAAAGCCAGGTAAAGGAGCAGCTTTTGTTCGCTCCAAACTTCGTAACCTTCGAAATGGTAATGTACAAGAGAGAACTTTCCGTGCAGGGGAAAAGGTAAGCAAAGCTCATATGGAAAACCGCAAAATGCAGTATTTGTATGCGAGCGGAGATACCCATACATTTATGGACAACCAGTCCTACGAGCAATTGGAACTTCCAACTGAGCAAATTAAAGATCAATTAAATTACTTAAAAGAGAACATGGAAGTTCAAGTGTTAACTTACCATAGTGAAACAATCGGTGTTGATGTGCCGTTAAGCGTGGAGCTAGAGGTAACGGAAACAGAGCCAGGAATTAAAGGAGATACGGCTTCAGGCGGAACGAAACCAGCCACACTTGAAACTGGTTTGACAGTTCAAGTGCCATTTTTCATCAACCAGGGTGATGTGTTAATCATCGACACGCGTAAAGGTGAATACGTTTCAAGAGCATAG
- a CDS encoding SA1362 family protein yields the protein MLRQSFHPLLLVIFALAFLGIGVNLFSDPGGFFVRILVMVGVATLLYLLFKNFIMPRMMNSGYGQQYQRQGASARKASAGQKKNVFSTKNQKKAKQAKRKNSRPLIKRHSDVQLRVIEGKKNKSKKKNRALF from the coding sequence ATGCTTCGCCAATCCTTTCATCCATTATTACTCGTTATATTCGCATTGGCTTTCCTTGGTATTGGAGTAAATTTATTTTCTGATCCTGGCGGCTTTTTTGTACGAATCCTAGTGATGGTAGGGGTCGCCACTTTACTTTATCTACTTTTTAAAAACTTTATCATGCCTAGGATGATGAATTCTGGCTATGGCCAACAATATCAACGTCAGGGAGCGAGCGCACGTAAGGCGAGTGCAGGACAGAAAAAAAATGTTTTCTCAACAAAAAATCAGAAAAAAGCGAAGCAAGCTAAAAGAAAGAACAGCCGTCCTCTAATTAAACGACATTCGGACGTTCAACTTCGAGTAATTGAGGGAAAGAAGAATAAGAGTAAGAAAAAGAACCGAGCATTATTTTGA
- a CDS encoding vitamin B12-dependent ribonucleotide reductase produces the protein MHVTTFMSAKSIDVEELNRDIAEFPQVFPITPEMNKKQSGVSRLVMLDRYTFKDTEKKTLKEGDFVVLTVKADPKFPARGYGFIIKIDWDQGQAKIAVDEEFHGVLDDSEEKETGVVTRSLDTIDKPLEIYYEQIAKRNARGLAEVEATPEKQAESFEKFYHELVNMNFVPAGRVLYGAGAETDVTYFNCYVMPFVADSREGISEHRKQVMEIMSRGGGVGTNGSTLRPRNTLARGVNGKSSGSVSWLDDIAKLTHLVEQGGSRRGAQMIMLADWHPDILEFIISKMQNPRILRYLLENTKDDQIRSLVKDKLNFTPLTELEEAMYQSIVNYKAIEGHGGFEPKVIAEAEEKLRTGGTYTVNNPEFLTGANISVCLTNEFMAAVENDEEYALRFPDVENYSSDEMEAYNREWHEYGDVRDWESLGFGIRTYRGIKARELWNLINVCATYSAEPGIFFIDNANEKTNAGAYGQKVVATNPCGEQPLAPYSVCNLAAVNLAEMADKETRTVNFEKLKQTVATGVRMQDNVIDATPYFLEENTKQAKGERRVGLGVMGLHDLLIHTETVYGSEEGNKLVDEIFEVIATTAYRTSIDLAKEKGSFPFLVGGSEAEANHLREKFTQTGYMQGMPEDIRKGVRKYGIRNSHLLTVAPTGSTGTMVGVSTGLEPYFSFSYFRSGRLGKFIEVKAEILQEYLNANPDIDTDLPKWFVSSMELSPEAHADVQCIIQRWVDSSLSKTVNAPRGYTVEQVKGVYERLYNGGAKGGTVYVDGSRDSQVLTLKAEENDMNDTIGDTKTTEPKSKVVLVDTISEIRSTSVNYGNEVGDKCPVCRKGTVEDIGGCNTCTNCNAQLKCGL, from the coding sequence ATGCATGTGACAACGTTTATGTCTGCGAAGTCTATTGATGTGGAGGAACTTAACCGCGATATTGCAGAGTTCCCGCAGGTGTTTCCAATTACTCCGGAAATGAATAAAAAACAAAGCGGAGTATCGAGATTGGTAATGCTAGACCGCTATACGTTTAAAGACACTGAAAAGAAAACGCTAAAAGAAGGCGACTTTGTCGTTCTTACCGTCAAAGCCGACCCGAAATTTCCAGCAAGAGGTTACGGTTTCATAATTAAAATTGACTGGGACCAAGGACAAGCTAAAATTGCCGTAGACGAAGAATTTCACGGAGTTCTTGACGATTCCGAGGAAAAAGAAACCGGAGTAGTAACGCGTTCTCTCGATACGATTGATAAGCCACTGGAAATCTATTACGAGCAAATCGCCAAACGAAATGCTAGAGGATTAGCCGAAGTTGAAGCTACCCCTGAAAAACAAGCAGAGAGCTTTGAAAAATTCTATCATGAACTCGTGAACATGAACTTTGTTCCTGCAGGTCGTGTATTATACGGTGCAGGAGCAGAAACCGATGTCACGTATTTTAATTGTTATGTAATGCCATTTGTAGCAGACTCTCGTGAAGGGATCTCTGAACACCGTAAGCAGGTGATGGAAATTATGAGCCGCGGCGGTGGTGTTGGAACGAACGGCTCGACGCTTCGTCCGCGAAATACATTGGCCAGAGGCGTTAACGGAAAATCATCCGGTTCTGTTTCTTGGCTTGATGATATTGCAAAATTAACGCATTTAGTTGAGCAGGGCGGTTCCCGCAGAGGTGCTCAAATGATCATGCTCGCCGATTGGCATCCTGATATTTTAGAATTTATTATTTCAAAAATGCAGAACCCGAGAATTCTTCGTTATTTACTTGAAAATACTAAAGACGATCAGATTCGCTCGCTTGTTAAAGACAAGTTGAATTTTACGCCGCTCACTGAACTTGAAGAAGCGATGTATCAAAGTATCGTCAATTATAAAGCAATTGAAGGTCATGGCGGATTTGAACCAAAGGTCATTGCTGAAGCGGAAGAAAAACTTCGCACTGGCGGGACGTATACTGTTAACAACCCTGAGTTTTTAACAGGCGCAAATATTTCTGTTTGCTTAACGAATGAGTTTATGGCTGCAGTTGAAAATGATGAAGAGTATGCGCTTCGTTTCCCAGATGTGGAGAACTATTCTTCAGATGAGATGGAAGCCTATAACCGTGAATGGCACGAATACGGTGATGTTCGTGACTGGGAGTCGCTCGGATTTGGAATCCGAACGTACCGTGGTATTAAAGCGAGGGAGCTTTGGAATTTAATTAATGTTTGTGCAACGTACTCTGCTGAGCCGGGGATTTTCTTTATCGACAATGCGAATGAGAAAACAAATGCTGGTGCCTACGGCCAGAAAGTCGTTGCAACGAATCCGTGTGGTGAACAACCTCTCGCACCTTACTCTGTCTGTAATTTAGCAGCTGTCAACTTAGCGGAGATGGCTGACAAGGAGACGAGGACGGTAAACTTTGAAAAACTTAAACAAACGGTAGCCACGGGTGTTCGGATGCAAGACAACGTCATTGACGCAACACCTTACTTTTTAGAAGAAAACACTAAGCAAGCGAAAGGTGAACGACGCGTTGGACTTGGTGTGATGGGTCTTCATGACTTGCTTATTCATACTGAAACAGTTTACGGATCAGAAGAAGGGAATAAGCTCGTAGATGAGATCTTTGAAGTGATCGCGACGACAGCATATCGAACGAGCATTGACTTGGCAAAAGAAAAAGGAAGTTTTCCTTTCTTAGTCGGTGGATCTGAAGCTGAAGCGAATCACCTTCGAGAAAAGTTTACACAGACTGGTTATATGCAAGGGATGCCAGAAGATATTCGTAAAGGTGTACGGAAGTATGGAATTCGTAACTCACACCTATTGACTGTTGCACCTACGGGTAGCACAGGGACAATGGTAGGAGTTTCAACTGGACTTGAACCATATTTTTCTTTTTCCTATTTCCGCAGCGGTCGACTTGGTAAATTTATTGAGGTGAAAGCAGAAATCTTACAAGAATACTTAAATGCAAATCCAGATATTGATACAGACTTACCGAAATGGTTTGTCTCCAGCATGGAGCTATCACCTGAAGCTCATGCCGATGTTCAGTGTATCATCCAGCGTTGGGTTGACAGTTCACTCAGTAAAACAGTAAATGCACCGAGGGGCTATACAGTCGAGCAAGTTAAAGGTGTGTATGAACGCTTGTACAATGGTGGAGCAAAAGGTGGTACTGTATACGTTGACGGTAGCCGCGATTCTCAAGTACTCACATTAAAAGCAGAAGAAAATGATATGAACGACACAATTGGTGATACTAAAACAACAGAACCAAAAAGCAAGGTCGTTCTTGTAGATACAATAAGTGAAATTCGTTCTACCTCTGTTAACTATGGAAATGAGGTGGGCGACAAATGTCCAGTGTGCCGAAAGGGGACAGTTGAAGACATCGGAGGCTGTAATACGTGTACGAATTGTAATGCCCAACTAAAATGCGGGTTGTAG
- the mntR gene encoding transcriptional regulator MntR has protein sequence MPTPSMEDYLERIYILIEDKGYARVSDIAESLEVHPSSVTKMVQKLDKKEYLVYEKYRGLVLTPKGKKIGKRLVYRHDLLEEFMRIIGVDGETIYQDVEGIEHHLSWDAIDRIGDLVQFFEEDPKRVNELRLVQKKSDEMEQS, from the coding sequence ATGCCAACACCGAGTATGGAAGACTACTTGGAACGAATTTACATACTAATTGAAGATAAAGGATACGCCAGAGTCTCGGATATCGCTGAATCGTTAGAGGTACACCCTTCCTCTGTCACAAAGATGGTCCAAAAACTCGATAAAAAAGAGTATTTAGTTTATGAGAAGTATCGTGGGCTCGTTTTAACACCGAAAGGGAAAAAGATTGGAAAGCGTCTCGTATACCGCCATGACCTGCTGGAAGAGTTCATGAGAATTATTGGTGTTGATGGAGAAACGATTTATCAAGATGTAGAAGGGATTGAACATCATCTTAGCTGGGATGCGATTGACCGCATCGGTGACTTGGTCCAGTTTTTTGAAGAAGATCCTAAGCGTGTAAATGAGTTACGGCTAGTACAAAAAAAGAGTGATGAAATGGAGCAATCATGA
- a CDS encoding patatin-like phospholipase family protein, giving the protein MKVDGVFAGGGVKALAFVGALNITEKRGIKFERVAGTSAGAIAAAFIKAGYTSEEIFELFEEMDLRQLLDPRRSIFPFPFLRWLTMYRKIGLFKGNEFEQWLVSVLKRKGVSTFQDLPEGSLKMVASDITNGRFLVLPDDLPRYGRIPEKFSVAKAIRMSCSIPFFFEPVKIYDGTGKPSYIVDGGVLSNFPMWIFKKRNQKRLKRPVLGFRLSPSLENLQPRKIKNAMQFTYAMVETMRTAHDQRYIAKDIAKDIVFIPVHDVKTTDFALSDEQKEALITLGEESTSEFMKTWSN; this is encoded by the coding sequence GTGAAAGTGGATGGTGTGTTTGCTGGAGGCGGGGTAAAGGCACTGGCGTTCGTAGGAGCACTCAATATTACGGAAAAACGGGGTATCAAGTTTGAGCGTGTCGCTGGAACGAGTGCGGGGGCTATTGCCGCTGCCTTCATAAAAGCAGGTTATACAAGCGAGGAAATTTTTGAGTTGTTTGAGGAGATGGATTTGAGGCAACTACTGGACCCTCGGCGCTCGATTTTTCCATTTCCATTTTTGCGCTGGTTAACGATGTACCGGAAAATAGGGTTGTTTAAAGGGAATGAATTTGAACAGTGGTTAGTGAGTGTCTTAAAACGTAAAGGGGTCTCTACTTTTCAAGATTTACCGGAAGGATCATTAAAAATGGTGGCCTCTGATATTACAAATGGCAGGTTTTTAGTTCTTCCTGACGACCTCCCACGTTATGGGCGGATTCCAGAGAAATTTTCGGTTGCTAAAGCAATACGAATGAGCTGTAGTATTCCATTCTTTTTTGAGCCTGTAAAAATCTATGACGGTACCGGGAAACCATCCTACATTGTTGATGGAGGTGTACTTAGTAATTTTCCGATGTGGATTTTTAAAAAGCGAAACCAAAAACGACTTAAAAGACCGGTTCTTGGGTTCCGTCTGAGCCCTTCCCTAGAAAATCTTCAGCCCAGGAAAATAAAAAATGCGATGCAATTTACGTATGCCATGGTAGAAACGATGCGGACAGCACACGATCAACGCTACATCGCAAAAGACATTGCAAAAGATATTGTGTTTATTCCTGTTCATGATGTCAAAACAACTGACTTTGCTTTAAGTGACGAACAAAAAGAAGCACTCATTACCTTGGGAGAGGAGAGTACTTCCGAGTTTATGAAAACATGGTCCAATTAA
- a CDS encoding YqhV family protein: protein MKNWIAGLETAVIIMVCLRIFSGLAELTIAGLILKFNSVEKALILNAFLAIIGPTILILSIAIGVYALADELSLRKIILIFAGVFLILYGVKS from the coding sequence ATGAAAAATTGGATTGCAGGATTGGAAACAGCTGTCATAATCATGGTTTGTTTACGAATATTCTCAGGCTTGGCTGAGCTTACTATTGCTGGGCTCATATTGAAATTTAATAGTGTTGAAAAAGCACTGATTCTTAACGCGTTTCTCGCTATTATTGGACCCACTATACTCATACTTTCGATTGCTATTGGTGTATATGCTTTAGCTGATGAGTTATCACTACGGAAAATTATCCTCATTTTTGCAGGTGTGTTTCTTATTTTATACGGTGTGAAAAGTTAA
- a CDS encoding DUF1385 domain-containing protein, protein MNKQTSQPAYGGQAVMEGVMFGGKHTTVTAIRRKDDNLDFFEVEKKKRPTLEKLKKIPFLRGVVAIIEASANGTKHLNFSTERYDVDPSDDDQIETVEQSSKMTMVLGVAAVGVLSFIFGKLVFTALPATLAELFRPLFPGHLAQNLIEGFIKLVFLLTYIYLISLTPMIKRVFQYHGAEHKVINAYENNKSLTVENVQAQSRLHYRCGSSFILFTVIVGVFIYLAVPSEPLWERLTYRIALIPVVLGASYEVLQLTNKVRNKPSLKWLGYPGLWLQLLTTKEPKNGQVEVAIASFEEMRRRDEAFTEDKLADRIV, encoded by the coding sequence ATGAATAAACAAACAAGTCAACCTGCATATGGCGGACAAGCCGTCATGGAAGGAGTTATGTTCGGCGGAAAGCATACTACTGTAACAGCCATTCGCCGAAAAGATGATAATCTTGATTTTTTTGAAGTTGAGAAAAAAAAGCGGCCCACATTGGAAAAGCTTAAAAAGATCCCATTTCTTCGGGGGGTTGTTGCGATCATTGAAGCTAGTGCGAACGGAACAAAACACCTTAACTTTTCTACTGAGCGATATGATGTTGACCCCAGTGATGACGATCAAATTGAAACAGTTGAACAATCTTCAAAAATGACAATGGTCTTGGGAGTCGCAGCTGTCGGAGTCTTATCGTTTATTTTCGGTAAGTTAGTATTTACCGCCCTACCTGCTACACTAGCTGAGTTATTCCGCCCTCTTTTTCCAGGACACTTAGCTCAGAACTTAATTGAAGGCTTTATCAAACTTGTTTTCTTGTTAACCTACATTTATTTGATTAGCTTGACACCTATGATAAAACGGGTCTTTCAGTACCACGGGGCAGAACACAAGGTCATCAATGCATACGAAAACAATAAGTCACTCACAGTGGAAAATGTCCAAGCACAGTCCCGTCTACATTACCGATGTGGTAGTAGCTTTATTTTATTTACAGTGATCGTTGGTGTTTTTATCTATTTAGCAGTCCCATCAGAACCATTGTGGGAAAGACTTACGTACCGAATAGCTTTAATCCCTGTAGTTTTGGGTGCTTCATATGAAGTATTACAATTAACAAACAAAGTACGAAACAAACCATCATTAAAATGGCTCGGCTACCCTGGTTTATGGCTCCAGCTTTTAACGACAAAAGAGCCTAAAAATGGCCAAGTTGAAGTCGCTATTGCTTCTTTTGAAGAAATGAGAAGACGTGACGAAGCTTTTACAGAGGATAAATTAGCAGATCGCATCGTATGA
- a CDS encoding YqhR family membrane protein: protein MTLKEAEKEQSKSEQSMSFSSSVAATGFFGGLFWSFIGYLTFVFNFSRIGPALVLMPWALPDWKNGWLGQVVGILAIGVLSIGIAFLYRLIFVKINKLWPGVVFGFLLWTLVFGLFNPMFPGLKPLQQMDINTKVTTLCLYILYGAFIGYSVSYEYHERTTHEGESIQR from the coding sequence ATGACGTTGAAAGAAGCAGAAAAGGAACAATCAAAATCGGAGCAATCAATGTCTTTTAGCAGTTCTGTAGCTGCAACTGGATTTTTTGGTGGCCTCTTTTGGAGTTTTATTGGGTATTTGACGTTTGTTTTTAATTTTTCCCGCATTGGTCCTGCCCTCGTGTTAATGCCCTGGGCTCTTCCGGATTGGAAAAATGGTTGGTTAGGCCAGGTTGTTGGTATTCTGGCGATCGGTGTTTTATCAATCGGGATAGCATTTCTTTACCGCTTGATTTTTGTGAAGATAAATAAGCTTTGGCCAGGAGTTGTTTTTGGTTTTTTATTATGGACATTAGTGTTTGGATTGTTTAATCCGATGTTTCCAGGGTTAAAGCCTTTACAACAAATGGATATTAATACAAAGGTGACGACGCTTTGTTTATACATACTATATGGAGCGTTTATTGGTTATTCTGTTTCTTATGAATACCATGAGCGGACCACACACGAAGGTGAATCTATTCAAAGATGA